From one Bombus affinis isolate iyBomAffi1 chromosome 9, iyBomAffi1.2, whole genome shotgun sequence genomic stretch:
- the LOC126920139 gene encoding mediator of RNA polymerase II transcription subunit 13 isoform X4, translated as MTHPSHQTNGASLEDCHTNFFALTDLCGIKWKKLVWGEVAGDFGGTPLEDPVLSSFSRCLAGDILCVWRRVAATPATSGPATASATGAGIFDLGIAPSPAPPPLSLTAAKELWIFWYGEEPDLSGLVSPELIACESEQGSWESGLSYECRSLLFKALHNLIERCLLSRDFVRLGKWFVQPYDGFEKHRCSSTIYSSHLSFSFAFFVHGESTVCASVDVRQHPAVRHLTRTCLQRTQTSQSGVKVILAPYGLAGTLTGPVGRTDSQLLEEWKHFYPINGSNVEAGLPSLVEVLVGGVRMRYPSCYVLVTDMDDTPPDTALSPPNSPASYEHPLLSQQDIRAATELPERVWAECTLSSPISASKTESSTEPGTWTFIDPTQKSSCTCSKSVLNRTEAPSTPPGGPPSYSRGPPTGGDCLPVPSVGSPGSPAPSPLPTPHSEPASVPPAEPTMPTLSPQPPPSHTNTAPPLTPSQGPKSISSACNNQVHSPAPGPTLKRPVLASRECEDIYLENEQSLPWLYDYSTQEAWLNHPVKRFKESNTSPVNVRSNTLYPPMNSQVPQSQTPKLEIKQEPNVNVGDCIGRRTDPYEFDATGEENGTSVDGLRRPRDDPTKPGSLFTSEGLQASYKDLDQIFDNSDPDTSSDETNLNQLQVQTPPESNRSGGLHEETRVDANNRHNNRGVGVLRPEELSKMFPTPPSLEHNPVASPCQLNDSLMDQTELSVPQRPLRHLPDIYPNMGSPQEEPIDDWSYVFKPTSICKMVGSSKYAPLTNLPSQSLPPVTLPSHCVYRSSWQCNSTSNNSDKPLPPTRPGSVQQQQQQPCPPSPAPLGAPYRSATISGRPPPPPYDQPSPATSTTSSYLNKNLNSIEADTPGPTRAPESNSLIVNILLGDTVLNIFRDHNFDSCSLCVCNAGPKVVGNIKGADAGVYLTHSWSGGALFQDDDQIRCSCGFSAVVNRRLAHQAGLFYEDEMEITGIAEDPAEKKKASLIAVACGGGKPSEGLDVIPPNVLELLREQCLIIQSSASSLYRASRIYSSMKSYPMLTPTVNMLEFNDGNEVSLAALDQGKINGTHNERTNRVIGVHRWVFLRAKGPQCSGDIVRMMRALQPLLQDAVQKKCTTRMWEAPYTVAGPLTWRQFHRLAGRGTDDRCEPQPIPALVVGYDRDWLSLSPYALSYWEKLLLEPYAGPRDVAYVVVAPDNDCVINKVKSFFRELSTTYEICRLGRHTPISKALRDGILRVGKASMQKQVKQPIDDWFKLLGENQLGELLRLYAQVCNHRLAPYLTQVIQDRSLLDPGDSQPTNKQQQPQTTIPVTDTMPATPDVMTNKPESVEGENPRSETPSSNTTTNTNSNTGNTTPTSQTATIHTNTTSGPDEEEIEPPAIVVYLVEPFSLGGPEDADRRRLAILALLRAYSTAVNSMPENLRSNINVQIISLESIMELGRARERRKIQDEMRALALNVFLQGRRLLNHNSTVKSLTGFGTAAAADIFLKSKDSYSNTLATIHQERNRAPYRLYSPAYVLAPLRAKSEAPESFGIAGPEECAVLYLSYCLSEDQSWLLAVATDDRGEIFETATINIDIPNRKRRKRASARRIGLQKLMDFILGVMSQGVQPWRLVVGRVGRIGHGELKGWSWLLSRKALLKASKHLKEICGQCSLLYPSAAPCVLSACLVSLEPDSTLRLMADQFTPDERFSQASVNCQLSTPQDVTCTHILVFPTSATTQSSQTAFQEQHINGPELGDDELFSALNDDMPEGMEGMGDFNDIFNVWPEAGAGGGQSPGGSPHRPEGSPLGGDGGGSGLGNHDGPGSPFPCSNTPRVAVAEQAEEVGTLLQQPLALGYLVSTAPTGRMPPWFWSACPHLEGVCPVFLKNALHLHSPAIQQNSDDLLQQQSALTAHPLDSQYTTDVLRYVLEGYNALSWLAVDANTKDRLSCLPVHVQALMQLYHAAAALV; from the exons ATGACGCATCCGTCGCATCAAACGAACGGCGCTAGCCTGGAGGACTGCCACACGAATTTCTTCGCACTG ACGGATCTGTGCGGCATCAAATGGAAGAAGCTCGTGTGGGGCGAAGTAGCCGGCGATTTCGGGGGCACCCCCCTCGAAGACCCGGTGTTATCGAGCTTCTCGCGGTGCCTCGCGGGTGACATTCTCTGCGTGTGGCGACGAGTCGCCGCTACACCGGCTACCTCCGGCCCAGCAACCGCCTCAGCAACCGGAGCTGGAATCTTCGACCTAGGCATTGCACCCTCGCCCGCACCGCCACCCCTTTCCCTTACTGCCGCTAAGGAACTCTGGATTTTCTGGTATGGCGAGGAACCTGATCTCTCTGGTCTGGTGTCACCGGAACTCATCGCGTGTG AAAGTGAACAGGGTTCTTGGGAAAGCGGATTATCGTATGAGTGCCGATCACTTCTTTTCAAGGCTCTGCATAACTTAATCGAACGGTGCTTACTATCTCGTGATTTTGTTCGCCTTGGAAAGTGGTTCGTACAACCTTATGATGGATTCGAGAAACACCGTTGCAGTAG TACCATTTACAGTAGCCACCTGTCCTTCTCCTTTGCATTTTTTGTGCATGGAGAAAGCACTGTATGTGCAAGTGTGGATGTCAGGCAGCATCCTGCTGTGAGACATCTTACAAGGACTTGCTTACAACGCACCCAAACTTCCCAGTCTGGTGTCAAAG TAATACTAGCTCCTTATGGACTAGCAGGTACATTAACTGGCCCAGTGGGACGTACAGATAGTCAACTCCTTGAAGAATGGAAACATTTTTATCCGATTAATGGCAGTAATGTAGAAGCAGGACTTCCATCTCTAGTAGAAGTGCTTGTTGGTGGTGTTCGCATGCGTTATCCCTCATGTTATGTCCTGGTCACAGATATGGACGATACTCCACCTGATACTGCTCTTTCTCCACCAAATAGTCCTGCTAGTTACGAACATCCTCTCTTGAGTCAGCAGGATATACGTGCGGCTACCGAATTACCAGAACGTGTATGGGCAGAATGTACTTTGAGTTCACCAATTTCTGCTTCCAAGACAGAATCTTCCACGGAACCTGGAACCTGGACCTTCATTGATCCAACACAAAAGTCTTCCTGTACCTGTTCAAA GTCTGTATTGAACAGAACAGAAGCGCCAAGTACACCACCAGGCGGACCTCCTTCTTATTCAAGGGGACCACCAACAGGAGGAGATTGTCTACCAGTTCCATCTGTTGGCTCACCAGGATCTCCTGCACCTTCACCTCTTCCAACTCCACATTCCGAGCCAGCATCAGTTCCACCAGCAGAGCCTACAATGCCTACTCTTAGTCCTCAACCACCACCCAGTCATACAAACACTGCCCCACCACTAACCCCTTCTCAAGGCCCAAAATCAATTTCCTCTGCATGCAATAATCAAGTGCATAGTCCAGCCCCTGGACCAACATTAAAACGACCAGTCTTAGCCTCTAGAGAATGTGAGGATATATATCTAGAAAACGAACAGTCATTACCTTGGCTCTATGATTATTCAACGCAAGAAGCATGGCTTAATCATCCTGTAAAGCGTTTTAAGGAATCTAATACCAGTCCAGTCAATGTCAGGAGCAATACATTATATCCACCAATGAATTCTCAGGTTCCTCAATCTCAAACACCCAAATTAGAGATTAAGCAAGAACCAAATGTCAATGTT GGAGATTGCATTGGAAGAAGAACGGATCCGTATGAGTTTGATGCAACAGGCGAAGAAAATGGCACAAGTGTTGATGGACTTAGACGGCCAAGAGATGATCCTACTAAACCAGGATCATTATTTACTAGTGAAGGTCTTCAAGCATCCTATAAAGATTTAGATCAAATCTTTGATAATTCCGATCCTGACACTTCGAGCGATGAAACC aatttaaACCAGCTTCAAGTACAAACTCCCCCAGAGTCGAATAGATCTGGTGGACTACATGAAGAGACCAGAGTAGATGCCAATAATAGACATAATAACCGGGGAGTTGGCGTGTTACGACCAGAAGAACTTTCCAAAATGTTTCCGACGCCACCATCCTTAGAGCATAATCCTGTTGCTTCACCTTGTCAGTTAAACGACTCTTTAATGGACCAGACGGAACTTTCTGTACCTCAACGACCACTTAGGCATCTCCCCGACATTTATCCGAACATGGGATCTCCTCAAGAAGAACCAATCGATGATTGGTCCTACGTGTTCAAACCTACATCTATTTGTAAGATGGTTGGTTCTTCCAAATATGCTCCACTCACAAATCTGCCCAGCCAATCTCTACCACCTGTTACACTGCCATCGCACTGCGTATATAGATCTTCTTGGCAGTGCAACTCTACTTCCAACAATTCAGATAAACCACTTCCACCAACTAGACCTGGTTCAgttcaacaacaacaacaacagccaTGCCCTCCGAGTCCAGCACCATTGGGAGCACCATATCGCTCAGCAACTATATCCGGAAGACCACCGCCGCCACCATATGATCAGCCAAGTCCAGCTACATCTACCACTTCTTCTTACCTGAACAAAAATTTAAATAGCATCGAAGCAGACACACCAGGCCCTACTCGTGCGCCAGAATCGAACTCTCTCATAGTGAATATCCTCTTAGGTGACACTGTGCTTAATATCTTCCGTGATCACAATTTTGATAGTTGCAGTCTCTGTGTGTGCAATGCAGGTCCAAAAGTTGTTGGTAATATTAAAGGTGCAGACGCTGGTGTGTATCTTACGCACTCATGGTCAGGCGGAGCACTGTTTCAAGATGATGATCAGATTAGGTGCAGTTGTGGCTTTAGTGCGGTTGTAAATCGACGGTTAGCTCATCAAGCTGGCTTGTTCTACGAAGATGAGATGGAAATTACTGGCATTGCAGAGGATCCAGCAGAGAAGAAAAAAGCGTCTCTAATCGCTGTGGCCTGTGGAGGAGGCAAACCGTCGGAAGGTTTAGACGTGATACCACCTAATGTGTTAGAATTGCTCAGAGAACAGTGCCTGATCATACAGAGCTCTGCAAGCAGTCTTTACAGAGCATCCAGGATCTATTCCTCAATGAAGAGCTACCCGATGCTTACGCCTACTGTGAATATGTTGGAATTCAATGATGGTAATGAAGTGTCACTAGCAGCTCTCGATCAGGGTAAAATTAATGGTACGCACAATGAAAGAACTAATCGGGTAATTGGAGTGCATCGATGGGTGTTCCTTAGAGCAAAAGGACCTCAGTGCAGTGGTGATATCGTGAGAATGATGAGAGCTCTACAACCACTATTGCAAGATGCTGTGCAGAAAAAATGTACAACTCGAATGTGGGAGGCACCATATACCGTTGCAGGTCCCTTGACTTGGAGACAATTCCATCGTTTAGCTGGTCGCGGAACTGATGATCGCTGTGAACCTCAACCAATACCTGCATTAGTTGTTGGATATGACCGAGATTGGCTGTCTTTATCACCTTATGCTTTAAGTTACTGGGAGAAACTACTTTTGGAGCCATATGCTGGACCAAGAGACGTCGCCTATGTAGTGGTAGCACCAGACAATGATTGTGttattaataaagtaaaatCTTTCTTCCGTGAACTATCAACTACGTATGAA ATTTGTCGGCTAGGAAGGCATACACCTATCTCAAAAGCGTTACGCGATGGTATTCTTCGCGTTGGAAAAGCATCAATGCAGAAACAAGTCAAACAACCAATAGACGATTGGTTTAAACTTTTAGGAGAGAACCAATTAGGAGAACTATTGCGATTGTATGCGCAAGTCTGTAATCATCGATTAGCTCCATATTTAACACAGGTTATTCAAGATCGGAGTTTGTTAGATCCTGGAGACTCGCAACCGACAAACAAACAACAACAGCCGCAAACAACTATTCCTGTTACTGACACAATGCCAGCCACACCTGATGTAATGACAAACAAACCAGAATCAGTTG AAGGAGAAAATCCTAGGAGTGAAACACCATCGTCAAACACGACAACAAATACTAATTCTAATACCGGTAACACAACACCAACTTCACAAACTGCCACGATACACACTAATACAACATCGGGTCCAGATGAAGAGGAAATCGAGCCTCCAGCTATAGTCGTTTACTTAGTGGAACCTTTCTCATTGGGAGGTCCCGAAGATGCTGACCGACGAAGACTTGCTATTTTAGCTTTGTTACGTGCATATTCGACAGCAGTTAATAGCATGCCTGAAAATCTTAGATCCAATATCAACGTTCAG ATAATATCTTTGGAAAGTATAATGGAGTTAGGACGAGCTAGGGAAAGGCGCAAAATACAGGACGAGATGAGAGCTTTAGCGTTAAACGTGTTTCTACAGGGCCGCCGGTTATTAAATCATAATTCCACAGTGAAAAGTCTTACTGGTTTTGGTACCGCTGCCGCAGCAGACATTTTTCTTAAGAGTAAAGAT TCTTATAGTAATACTCTTGCAACTATACATCAGGAACGAAATAGAGCCCCGTACCGGTTGTACTCACCCGCCTACGTCTTGGCTCCACTACGGGCGAAAAGCGAAGCACCAGAGTCTTTCGGCATCGCTGGACCAGAAGAGTGTGCAGTTTTGTATCTCAGCTATTGTCTTAGCGAAGATCAATCATGGTTGCTTGCGGTTGCAACGGATGATAGAGGAGAAATATTTGAAACAGCTACTATCAACATCGATATAccaaatagaaagagaagaaaacgcGCCTCAGCCAGACGAATTGGATTACAAAAATTGATGGATTTCATACTTGGTGTAATGTCTCAAGGT GTACAACCTTGGAGGTTAGTAGTAGGTCGTGTAGGACGTATTGGACATGGTGAGCTGAAAGGTTGGAGCTGGCTACTATCCAGAAAAGCGCTTCTCAAAGCCTCTAAACACCTTAAAGAAATATGTGGCCAGTGCAGTCTTTTATATCCGTCAGCAGCACCTTGTGTGCTTAGCGCCTGTCTAGTCTCCCTTGAACCAGATTCAACTCTTAGGCTTATGGCTGATCAATTCACACCTGATGAAAGGTTTAGTCAGGCGTCAGTAAACTGCCAATTATCTACACCACAAGATGTTACATGCACTCATATTCTCGTTTTCCCTACATCTGCTACCACACAG TCATCACAGACTGCATTTCAAGAGCAGCATATTAATGGACCAGAATTAGGAGATGATGAGCTATTTTCTGCACTAAACGATGATATGCCAGAAGGTATGGAAGGTATGGGAGACTTCAATGACATCTTCAATGTATGGCCAGAGGCTGGTGCTGGTGGAGGCCAAAGCCCTGGTGGTAGCCCACATCGTCCTGAAGGATCCCCACTCGGTGGAGATGGTGGAGGTTCAGGATTAGGCAATCATGATGGCCCTGGTAGTCCGTTTCCATGTAGTAATACACCAAGA GTAGCAGTTGCCGAACAAGCAGAAGAAGTTGGAACTTTATTGCAGCAACCACTTGCTCTTGGTTACTTAGTATCTACTGCACCAACTGGACGAATGCCACCATGGTTTTGGTCAGCCTGTCCCCATTTAGAGGGTGTTTGCCCCGTGTTCTTGAAAAATGCCTTACATTTGCATAGTCCAGCAATACAGCAGAATAGTGATGACCTATTGCAACAACAAAGTGCACTCACTGCTCATCCATTAGATTCACAGTATACCACCGATGTGCTCAG ATATGTGCTGGAGGGATACAATGCACTGTCATGGCTCGCAGTGGATGCGAACACGAAGGATCGTTTATCCTGCTTACCAGTGCACGTACAAGCGCTCATGCAACTCTACCATGCAGCGGCAGCTCTCGTCTGA